In one Takifugu flavidus isolate HTHZ2018 chromosome 9, ASM371156v2, whole genome shotgun sequence genomic region, the following are encoded:
- the ubxn1 gene encoding UBX domain-containing protein 1 has translation MSEQTTLESLLEMGFDRNRAEKAVAYTGNQGIEQAMDWLMEHEEDPGIDEPYVPPAENVLGGEDETKPAPEEPSLADTAEGEGSGNDGEESARTPLTEEEKLEQVKRLEELMRVKQAERREREQKEELEREIQRRKQGQELQKVRQKLQDDEMKKLAELRRREKMEEKLARQRVKDKIARDREERAQKFGGGGQPSAAATTCPQPGQPSPSSPTSHGPPPSKKEYDESRIQVRLLDGSTITTVFKALEPLAAVRVYVQMNSNVPEGQDFTLLSPYPRHVYTEQDMEKPLKELGLVPSAVLVVAKK, from the exons ATGTCTGAACAAACAACTCTGGAGAGCCTGTTGGAGATGGGCTTTGACAGAAACAGAGC agaaAAGGCCGTTGCATATACTGGAAACCAGGGAATCGAACAGGCCATGGACTG GTTAATGGAACACGAGGAGGACCCAGGCATTGATGAACCCTATGTGCCACCTGCAGAAAATGTcctgggaggagaagatgaaacCAAACCCGCTCCTGAAGAGCCCTCGCTGGCCGACACTGCTGAAG GTGAAGGCAGCGGTAACGATGGTGAGGAAAGTGCAAGGACACCTTTaactgaggaggagaaacttGAGCAGGTTAAAAG gctggaggagctgatgcgAGTGAAGcaggcagagagaagagagcgagagcagaaggaggagttGGAGAGGGAAATACAGAGGAGAAAGCAGGgccaggagctgcagaaggttcgccaaaagctgcaggatgatgaaatgaaaaaacTGGCAGAGCTGCGCAggagagagaagatggaggaaaaattAGCAAG GCAAAGGGTTAAAGACAAGATAGCacgagacagagaggagagagcacaAAAG TTTGGAGGCGGCGGGCAACCGAGCGCGGCAGCAACAACATGTCCTCAGCCTGGCCAGCCCAGCCCCTCATCTCCCACAAGTCACGGTCCTCCACCCTCTAAGAAAGAGTACGATGAATCCAGGATACAG gTTCGTCTGCTGGATGGTTCCACCATCACTACGGTCTTTAAAGCTCTTGAACCTTTAGCGGCGGTGCGCGTTTACGTGCAGATGAACAGCAACGTGCCAGAGGGCCAGGACTTCACGCTGCTCTCACCTTACCCCCGTCATGTATACACTGAGCAGGACATGGAGAAGCCTCTGAAAGAACTGG GTTTGGTGCCTTCTGCTGTTCTGGTTGTTGCTAAAAAGTGA
- the ehd1a gene encoding EH domain-containing protein 1a gives MFRKTLKKDPELFQNVSDGLRRLYRTKLFPLEDTYRFHDFHSPALEDADFDNKPMVLLVGQYSTGKTTFIRHLMEQDFPGMRIGPEPTTDSFIAVMHGDQEGVIPGNALVVDPKKPFRKLNAFGNAFLNRFMCAQMPNPVLESISIIDTPGILSGEKQRISRGYDFAAVLEWFAERVDRIILLFDAHKLDISDEFSEVIRALKNHEDKMRVVLNKADQISTQQLMRVYGALMWSLGKIINTPEVVRVYIGSFWAQPLLVPDNRKLFEAEEQDLFLDIQSLPRNAALRKLNDLIKRARLAKVQAYIISSLKKEMPSVFGKDSKKKELIANLGEIYIKIEKEHGISPGDFPNLAKMQELLNGQDFTKFSSLKPKLLEAVEDMLANDIARLMALVRQEESAMPTQSVRGGAFDGTMSGPFGHGYGEGASEGIDELEWVVGRDKPTYDEIFYTLSPINGKVSGAAAKKEMVKSKLPNTVLGKIWKLADVDKDGLLDDEEFALANHLIKIKLEGHELPADLPGHLVPPSKRGTIAGDE, from the exons ATGTTTAGGAAAACCTTGAAGAAAGACCCGGAGCTCTTTCAGAACGTCTCGGATGGGCTGCGGCGCCTCTATCGGACCAAACTCTTTCCGTTAGAGGACACGTATCGATTCCATGATTTCCACTCCCCTGCGCTCGAAGATGCCGACTTCGACAACAAGCCCATGGTTCTCCTGGTGGGTCAGTACTCCACCGGGAAGACCACGTTCATTCGGCACCTCATGGAGCAGGACTTCCCTGGGATGCGGATTGGCCCCGAGCCGACCACGGACTCTTTTATCGCGGTGATGCACGGGGACCAGGAAGGAGTGATTCCGGGCAATGCCCTGGTTGTCGACCCGAAGAAGCCCTTCCGCAAACTCAACGCATTCGGAAACGCATTTCTCAACAG GTTCATGTGTGCCCAGATGCCAAATCCGGTCCTGGagagcatcagcatcatcgaCACTCCTGGAATCCTGTcgggagagaaacagaggatAAGCAGAG GTTATGATTTTGCTGCCGTGCTGGAGTGGTTCGCTGAGCGCGTGGACCGCATCATCCTCCTGTTCGACGCCCACAAGCTGGACATCTCCGACGAATTCTCCGAGGTGATCCGAGCTCTGAAGAACCACGAGGACAAGATGCGCGTGGTGCTGAACAAAGCGGACCAGATCAGCACGCAGCAGCTGATGAGGGTCTACGGCGCACTGATGTGGTCTTTGGGAAAAATCATCAACACGCCTGAG GTGGTGCGCGTGTACATCGGGTCATTCTGGGCCCAGCCTCTGTTGGTACCAGACAACCGGAAGTTGTTTGAGGCCGAAGAGCAGGACCTGTTTTTGGACATCCAGTCACTGCCACGCAACGCTGCGCTACGCAAACTAAATGACCTCATCAAACGCGCTCGCCTTGCTAAG GTGCAGGCATACATTATCAGCTCCTTGAAAAAGGAAATGCCGAGTGTTTTTGGAAAGGATTCCAAGAAGAAGGAGCTAATAGCCAACCTGGGAGAAATCTATATAAAGATTGAGAAGGAGCATGGGATCTCACCTGGAGACTTCCCCAACCTTGCCAAGATGCAG gagctgctgaatgGCCAGGATTTCACCAAGTTCTCATCACTGAAGCCCAAACTGTTGGAGGCAGTGGAGGACATGCTGGCCAACGACATCGCCCGCCTCATGGCCTTGGTGCGTCAGGAAGAGTCCGCCATGCCCACTCAGTCAGTACGCGGCGGAGCCTTTGATGGAACCATGAGCGGTCCCTTTGGTCACGGATATGGAGAGGGCGCCAGCGAAGGCATCGACGAACTGGAGTGGGTGGTGGGTCGAGACAAGCCTACTTACGACGAGATCTTCTACACCCTCTCTCCCATCAATGGCAAGGTGTCCGGGGCGGCGGCTAAGAAGGAGATGGTAAAATCCAAGCTGCCCAACACGGTCCTGGGAAAGATCTGGAAGCTCGCAGACGTAGATAAAGATGGCCTCCTCGATGACGAGGAGTTCGCCCTGGCCAATCACCTGATTAAGATCAAGCTGGAAGGCCACGAGCTGCCGGCCGACCTGCCGGGTCACCTGGTGCCACCATCCAAACGTGGAACAATCGCGGGAGATGAGTAG
- the ttc9c gene encoding tetratricopeptide repeat protein 9C has translation MDVQPAAAAAEPSPAAEGHCSSTPVWALLEQATQMKTEGNAFYRDKNIRSAIGRYHRALLVLRGLDSEVLSSVKGFGPERPPLTPEQEAALRNTQVDCYNNLAACLLQKESVDFARVREYSLQVLMRRPDDVKALYRAGVAALELGDAQTAKHYLTKACNEQPHDAKVKKHLQRAQEKLTQDLQKEKAMYRGMFSSNLKSGESISQSSKTGEV, from the exons ATGGATGTgcaacctgctgcagcagcagcagaacccagtCCAGCTGCAGAAGGCCACTGTAGCAGCACACCGGTCTGGGCTTTGCTGGAGCAGGCAactcaaatgaaaacagaaggCAATGCCTTTTATAGAGACAAAAACATCCGCTCTGCCATTGGTCGGTACCATCGTGCACTATTGGTTCTCAGAGGGCTGGACTCGGAGGTGCTTTCCTCTGTGAAAGGATTTGGACCAGAGAGGCCTCCCCTCACCCCTGAACAGGAGGCTGCACTGAGAAACACACAAGTGGACTGCTACAACAACTTAGCTG cctgtttACTGCAGAAAGAGAGCGTTGACTTTGCTCGGGTACGGGAATACAGCTTGCAGGTTCTGATGAGGAGACCGGATGATGTCAAAGCTTTGTATAGGGCAGGAGTAGCCGCTTTGGAATTGGGAGATGCACAGACCGCCAAACACTATCTCACCAAGGCCTGCAATGAGCAGCCTCATG atgcCAAAGTAAAGAAGCACCTGCAGAGGGCTCAAGAAAAGCTGACCCAGGacctgcaaaaagaaaaagccatgTACAGAGGCATGTTTTCCTCCAACCTTAAAAGTGGAGAATCCATAAGCCAGTCTAGTAAAACTGGTGAAGTTTAG
- the si:ch211-168f7.5 gene encoding uncharacterized protein si:ch211-168f7.5 — MAGRRSCVNSLWSGTERVRIGERLKATLAGVLELEVLRCKQLEMVDAALEARAPAAADADVPGPVEESGTPESAANRGSATSRRQQAPSPPDLVILPNQNSPDESASDRTSQSLSNRANNSRWSTLSWDVPSDLLSPSTPESGGTNHIDSDSRPSSGFYSVSGSSLSDSSYSVSSDAALAGAAPLTRAPKLWEQIVLSADNPDILWTEGAVQQQQEQQQHQEQHQEQQQEQQQPVQQSRAQEGGETTAETPVPAQSDLEATGLSFLSDLCSGVGDSLISSFLPILDPSSSSSIHPKPQLDPRYCMDLVSRRTKEVYSYPSPLHAVALQSPLFNFLNQEQSGSQSPEVAQSDEILEPIVAPPLHVQSQQPPSFTHLEQYITRLARQYHSRVSSSTSDLSAGATAPVTHRGFSSQGKNHGSTQSLSAFESRNTFSITPCKSLLGNSARVSLSAAGKKATRNSINLGNLPSATGEDLNINLHLNLNLNLSPGSISAQAALDNPKKESYTLKTDVATASATSFPSTTPTPALRTRPRISTCPSNLSHRSSLEVTSGSGSCPGFGSSSAFSRSLDWSNSAPPETGPPVLAAKSGSTPGSQRSSLIKESNPKLSEDSNIVEEISRLSGLSRAVVIGLMEQGVELDIDCFQTDIAGEARGHSKTYLTTDTEQSADYMRLNDLTPQRPIQLSLSVTHSPQSQSSLTPPLSHSSSPMHPYQSIHVPSSQYASHCNYQQIPSSSDLPSSTASSPASHPNRRSHSPPRPLQPSPLGSTPLSVFRRDAPFQCSLPRTNTRSSPFDHGGIHPRGGSLRQSGASPEGSGGWKRTEGEGLYRGKHASHKLIRAATVSSYAKRENYNSIWGEEQEPSTVQTPKKNNKIWKGFEARLWGKDSESDKEEMDRAEYGYSRRRNSVGSWRKEHQRLKASSSSNDRRSKFQNSPMFSKRRGKEEGERRSSSLKLSRRALFRSESQGLLVPRNHSEETTKQAHWVSSLDVAQGGLYVSRDEAVRLLSTKGEDKRLSSTASLFNLSRSQSLEGSCHSISPLSSPSFSPSPPSRMPLQRSRSLRDLGRKVFGSMRSLSLKRKPSKK; from the exons ATGGCCGGCCGCCGCAGCTGTGTGAACTCGCTCTGGTCGGGCACCGAGCGCGTCCGCATCGGCGAGCGCCTCAAGGCGACGCTGGCTGGcgtgctggagctggaggttctcaggtgcAAACAGCTGGAGATGGTAGACGCCGCTCTGGAAGCCCGAGCACCTGCAGCCGCCGACGCTGACGTGCCAGGCCCGGTGGAGGAGAGCGGAACCCCGGAGAGCGCCGCGAATCGTGGCTCTGCGACATCCCGCAGGCAACAG GCTCCGTCTCCACCAGATCTGGTTATATTGCCCAATCAGAACAGCCCAGATGAGAGTGCAAGTGATAGAACGAGCCAGTCCTTGTCAAACAGGGCAAACAACTCACGCTGGTCtactctgtcctgggatgtgcCGTCAgaccttctctctccttcaacGCCAGAATCCGGTGGTACAAACCATATAGACAGTGACTCCAGACCTAGTTCAG GGTTCTATTCAGTAAGTGGGAGCTCGCTGTCAGACTCTAGCTACTCAGTGTCCAGTGATGCGGCTCTTGCTGGAGCAGCGCCGCTAACCAGAGCTCCAAAGCTGTGGGAGCAGATTGTGCTGTCTGCTGACAACCCTGACATCCTCTGGACAGAAGgtgcagtgcagcagcagcaggagcagcagcagcaccaggagcagcaccaggagcagcaacaggagcagcagcagcctgtacAGCAGAGCAGAGCCCAGGAAGGTGGCGAGACAACAGCAGAGACACCAGTTCCAG CCCAAAGTGACCTTGAAGCAACGGGTCTCAGTTTTCTCTCTGATCTCTGCTCAGGAGTAGGGGactctctcatttcctccttccttcctatTCTtgatccctcctcctcttcctctatcCATCCAAAACCCCAGCTGGACCCGCGCTACTGCATGGACTTGGTGTCTCGTCGGACCAAAGAAGTGTACTCCTACCCCAGCCCGCTGCATGCCGTTGCCCTTCAGAGCCCTCTCTTCAACTTCCTGAATCAGGAGCAATCAGGCTCTCAGAGTCCTGAAGTAGCGCAATCAGACGAAATACTAGAGCCCATTGTTGCCCCACCTCTGCATGTCCAGTCTCAACAGCCCCCTTCCTTCACACATCTGGAACAGTACATCACTAGACTGGCTCGCCAGTACCACAGTCGTGtaagctcctccacctccgaTCTCAGTGCGGGTGCCACAGCACCGGTAACACACAGAGGCTTCAGTAGTCAAGGCAAGAATCACGGTTCCACCCAGTCCCTCTCTGCCTTTGAAAGCCGTAATACATTCAGCATCACCCCTTGCAAGTCATTGCTGGGTAACTCTGCCAGAGTTAGCCTTAGTGCTGCTGGTAAAAAAGCCACAAGGAATTCCATCAACCTGGGTAACCTTCCTTCAGCCACTGGAGAGGACTTAAACATAAATCTTCACCTCAACCTCAACCTCAACCTGAGTCCTGGTTCAATTTCTGCCCAGGCTGCGTTGGACAATCCCAAAAAGGAAAGTTACACTTTGAAGACAGATGTTGCTACAGCTTCTGCTACGTCGTTCCCCTCTACTACACCCACCCCAGCACTGAGAACACGGCCTCGCATTTCAACATGTCCAAGCAACCTGAGCCATCGTAGTTCTCTAGAGGTAACCTCAGGGTCTGGATCCTGTCCCGGATTTGGGTCATCCTCTGCCTTCTCCCGTTCATTAGACTGGAGCAACAGTGCCCCACCGGAGACTGGACCACCTGTGCTTGCAGCAAAGTCTGGCTCAACTCCTGGGTCTCAACGCAGCAGTTTGATCAAAGAGTCCAACCCCAAACTAAGCGAAGACTCAAACATAGTAGAGGAAATCTCGCGCCTCTCTGGTCTTTCTAGGGCTGTTGTCATTGGACTCATGGAGCAAGGTGTGGAACTGGATATCGACTGCTTCCAAACAGATATTGCAGGTGAGGCAAGGGGTCACAGTAAAACTTATTTGACAACAGATACTGAGCAGTCAGCTGACTATATGAGACTAAATGATCTGACTCCCCAGAGACCCATACAGCTGTCTCTCAGTGTCACTCATTCTCCGCAGTCTCAGTCCagcctcacccccccactgtcACACTCCAGCAGTCCCATGCACCCCTACCAGTCCATCCATGTTCCTTCTTCCCAGTATGCCTCACACTGCAATTACCAGCAGATCCCATCATCCTCAGACCTTCCCTCTTCTACAGCGTCATCTCCAGCCTCTCATCCCAACCGGAGGAGCCATTCCCCTCCCCGCCCTCTCCAACCATCCCCTCTAGGGTCCACCCCACTCTCAGTTTTCCGGCGGGATGCCCCCTTTCAGTGCTCCTTGCCTCGCACAAATACAAGAAGCTCTCCTTTTGACCACGGTGGCATCCACCCAAGGGGTGGATCGCTCCGACAGAGTGGGGCAAGTCCCGAGGGCAGTGGTGGGTGGAAAAGGACAGAAGGTGAGGGTCTTTACAGAGGAAAACATGCCTCCCACAAGTTGATCAGGGCAGCCACAGTGAGCAGTTATGCCAAGAGAGAGAACTATAACTCCATTTGGGGTGAGGAGCAGGAACCATCAACAGTTCAGACAcccaagaaaaacaacaaaatctggAAAGGTTTTGAAGCACGCCTCTGGGGCAAAGACTCAGAAAGTGATAAGGAAGAAATGGACAGAGCTGAGTACGGCTACAGTCGCAGGAGGAACAGTGttggaagctggaggaaggagcACCAGAGGCTGAAAGCTTCATCCAGCAGCAATGACCGGAGGTCAAAATTCCAGAACTCACCCATGTTCTCCAAGAGAAGGGGCAAGGAAGAAGGGGAGAGACGTAGCTCCAGTCTTAAGCTTTCCAGGAGGGCCTTGTTCAGGAGTGAGTCCCAAGGCCTGCTGGTGCCACGGAACCACAGCGAGGAGACCACAAAGCAGGCACACTGGGTCTCCTCACTAGATGTGGCCCAGGGTGGCTTGTACGTCAGCAGAGACGAAGCGGTTAGACTGTTGAGCACCAAGGGGGAAGACAAACGCCTGTCCTCTACTGCCAGCCTCTTCAATCTCTCTCGTTCTCAGAGTCTGGAAGGAAGCTGTCATTCCATTTCCCCTCTTTCATCCCCCTcattttctccatctcctccttcacggATGCCTCTACAACGCTCTCGATCGCTGAGGGACCTGGGAAGGAAAGTGTTTGGCTCCATGAGGTCCCTAAGTCTCAAACGAAAGCCATCCAAGAAGTGA
- the map1lc3cl gene encoding microtubule-associated proteins 1A/1B light chain 3C, with protein MAPFEKSMEMMPFKQRKCLETRKDEVCTIRSKFPNKLPVIVERYFREKTLPLLNKTKFLVPFELTLGQFLCLLRNKIDLDSSKTLFLLVAEKSMSCMSSSMGDIYSHHRDADGFLYITYASQEMFGAPGRGCRAEPA; from the exons ATGGCTCCTTTTGAAAAATCCATGGAGATGATGCCCTTCAAACAGAGGAAATGCCTCG AAACAAGAAAAGATGAAGTGTGCACCATTCGCTCTAAATTCCCCAACAAATTGCCT GTAATTGTTGAACGTTACTTCCGTGAAAAGACCCTCCCCCTGCTGAACAAGACAAAGTTCCTGGTTCCCTTTGAGCTCACCCTGGGTCAGTTCCTGTGTCTGCTCAG GAACAAGATTGATTTGGACTCCTCCAAGACTCTCTTCCTCCTGGTAGCAGAGAAGAGCATGTCTTGCATGTCCTCCAGCATGGGAGACATTTATTCCCACCACAGAGATGCAGACGGCTTTCTCTACATCACCTACGCCTCGCAGGAGATGTTTGGGGCGCCTGGTCGGGGCTGCCGAGCCGAGCCTGCGTAA